One window of Mesorhizobium sp. WSM4904 genomic DNA carries:
- a CDS encoding alpha-D-glucose phosphate-specific phosphoglucomutase, whose product MIKTVPTKPYTDQKPGTSGLRKKVPVFQQEHYAENFIQSIFDALEGFEGKTLVIGGDGRFYNREVIQKAIAMAAANGFGKVMVGQGGILSTPAASNIIRKYKTFGGIILSASHNPGGPHEDFGIKYNAGNGGPAPEKITDAIFEKTKTISSFKIADIGTVDIDTIGTVDAGGLTVEVFDPVKDYAELMESLFDFDAIRANFRYGFRMRFDAMHAVTGPYAKEILERRLGAPNGTCRNFKPLPDFGGHHPDPNLVHAKHLYDEMMGPDAPDFGAASDGDGDRNLIIGKGIFVTPSDSVAMLAANAHLAPGYKEGLKGIARSMPTSGAADRVAEKLGIGIYETPTGWKFFGNLLDAGMATICGEESAGTGSNHVREKDGLWAVLLWLNILAVRGESCKDIVTKHWETYGRNYYSRHDYEEVETERANRLVDELRAKLGSLPGTTLRGMTIASADDFAYHDPVDGSVSKNQGIRILFEGGSRVVFRLSGTGTSGATLRVYIERYEPDKARHDLDTQEALADLIAAADDIAGIKSHTGRDKPSVIT is encoded by the coding sequence ATGATCAAAACCGTTCCCACCAAACCCTATACCGACCAGAAGCCCGGCACCTCCGGCCTGCGCAAGAAGGTGCCCGTCTTCCAGCAGGAGCACTATGCGGAGAACTTCATCCAGTCGATCTTCGACGCGCTGGAAGGTTTCGAGGGCAAGACGCTGGTGATCGGCGGCGACGGCCGCTTCTACAACCGCGAGGTCATCCAGAAGGCGATCGCCATGGCCGCGGCCAACGGCTTCGGCAAGGTGATGGTCGGGCAGGGTGGGATTCTGTCGACGCCTGCAGCTTCCAACATCATCCGCAAATACAAGACCTTTGGCGGCATTATCCTGTCGGCCAGCCACAATCCGGGCGGCCCGCACGAGGATTTCGGCATCAAGTACAATGCCGGCAATGGCGGCCCGGCGCCGGAGAAGATCACTGACGCGATCTTCGAAAAGACCAAGACGATCTCGAGCTTCAAGATCGCCGACATCGGCACCGTTGACATCGACACGATCGGTACGGTCGACGCCGGCGGCCTGACGGTCGAGGTCTTCGACCCGGTCAAGGACTATGCCGAGCTGATGGAGAGCCTGTTCGACTTCGACGCCATCCGTGCCAACTTCAGATACGGTTTCCGCATGCGCTTCGACGCCATGCATGCGGTGACCGGTCCCTATGCCAAGGAGATTCTCGAGCGCCGGCTCGGCGCCCCCAACGGCACCTGTCGCAACTTCAAGCCGCTGCCGGATTTCGGCGGTCATCACCCCGATCCGAACCTGGTGCACGCCAAGCATCTCTATGACGAGATGATGGGCCCGGACGCGCCGGATTTCGGCGCCGCCTCGGATGGCGACGGCGACCGCAACCTTATCATCGGCAAGGGCATCTTCGTCACCCCGTCGGATTCGGTGGCGATGCTTGCCGCCAACGCGCATCTGGCGCCCGGCTACAAGGAAGGCCTGAAGGGCATCGCCCGCTCGATGCCGACAAGCGGCGCTGCCGACCGCGTCGCCGAAAAGCTCGGCATCGGCATTTACGAGACCCCGACCGGCTGGAAGTTCTTCGGCAATCTGCTCGACGCCGGCATGGCGACGATCTGCGGCGAGGAGAGCGCCGGCACCGGCTCCAACCATGTGCGCGAGAAGGACGGCCTATGGGCCGTGCTTTTGTGGCTCAACATCCTCGCCGTGCGCGGCGAGAGCTGCAAGGACATCGTCACCAAGCATTGGGAGACTTACGGCCGCAACTATTATTCGCGTCATGACTACGAGGAGGTCGAGACCGAGCGGGCGAACAGGCTGGTCGACGAATTGCGTGCCAAGCTCGGCTCGCTGCCCGGCACCACCCTGCGCGGCATGACAATCGCCAGCGCCGACGACTTCGCCTACCACGATCCGGTCGACGGCTCGGTGAGCAAGAATCAGGGCATCCGGATCCTGTTCGAAGGCGGCTCGCGCGTCGTCTTCCGCCTCTCCGGCACCGGCACCTCCGGTGCGACGCTGCGCGTCTATATCGAACGCTACGAGCCGGACAAGGCGAGGCACGACCTCGACACGCAGGAGGCGCTCGCCGACCTGATCGCAGCCGCCGACGACATCGCCGGCATCAAGAGCCACACCGGCCGCGACAAGCCGAGCGTGATTACTTGA
- the glgA gene encoding glycogen synthase GlgA — translation MQVLSVTPEIFPLIKTGGLADVAGALPIALAAKGVAMRTLVPGYPVVMEAFKKKKAVYQYPLLQGGKASVHAVKIGELDLFVLDAPHLFDRVGGPYGNASGADWPDNWRRFAALSQVGGDIAGGAISGYQPDIVHAHDWQSAMTLAYMRYGKAVGVPSLITVHNLAFQGQFGAGIFGELGLPGVAMQLDGVEYYGGVGFLKAGLQAAWAITTVSPTYAQEIRSPEFGMGLDGLINMRAVDLYGIVNGIDVDIWNPATDKHLVANYSAETLEARGLNRKAVEERFNLENDDSPIVCVVSRLTWQKGMDILAAVVDGVVQRGARLVVLGSGDAGLEGSLLAAAARHRGRVGVVIGYDEALSHIMQGGCDAIVIPSRFEPCGLTQLYGLRYGCVPVVARTGGLADTIIDANEAALSAGVATGFQFAPNNGGAMLHAIRRLVEAHARPAAWASIQRQGMKADVSWDKSAEKYVELYRLLLSKRAA, via the coding sequence ATGCAGGTTCTGTCGGTCACGCCCGAAATCTTCCCGCTGATCAAGACCGGCGGGCTTGCCGACGTGGCTGGCGCGCTGCCGATCGCGCTCGCCGCCAAGGGCGTGGCGATGCGCACGCTGGTTCCCGGCTATCCGGTGGTGATGGAGGCCTTCAAGAAAAAGAAGGCCGTCTACCAGTACCCGCTGCTGCAGGGCGGCAAGGCTTCGGTCCATGCCGTCAAGATCGGCGAGCTCGACCTTTTCGTGCTCGACGCGCCACATCTCTTCGACCGCGTGGGCGGGCCTTATGGCAACGCTTCCGGCGCCGACTGGCCCGACAACTGGCGGCGCTTCGCGGCGCTGAGCCAGGTCGGCGGCGACATAGCCGGCGGCGCGATCTCGGGCTACCAGCCCGACATCGTGCATGCCCATGACTGGCAGTCGGCGATGACGCTGGCTTACATGCGCTATGGCAAGGCGGTCGGAGTGCCGTCTCTGATCACCGTGCACAATCTTGCCTTCCAGGGCCAGTTCGGCGCCGGCATCTTCGGCGAGCTCGGCCTGCCGGGCGTGGCCATGCAGCTCGACGGCGTCGAATATTATGGCGGCGTCGGCTTTCTCAAGGCGGGCCTGCAGGCCGCCTGGGCGATCACCACCGTGAGCCCGACCTATGCGCAGGAGATCCGCTCCCCGGAATTCGGCATGGGCCTCGACGGCCTCATCAACATGCGCGCCGTCGATCTCTACGGCATCGTCAACGGCATCGATGTCGACATCTGGAACCCCGCGACCGACAAGCATCTGGTCGCCAACTACTCGGCCGAGACATTGGAAGCCCGCGGCCTCAACCGCAAGGCCGTCGAGGAACGCTTCAATCTCGAGAACGACGACAGCCCGATCGTCTGCGTCGTCAGCCGGCTGACCTGGCAGAAGGGCATGGACATCTTGGCCGCGGTCGTCGATGGCGTCGTTCAGCGTGGGGCACGACTGGTGGTCCTGGGCTCGGGCGATGCCGGCCTCGAAGGCTCGCTGCTTGCTGCCGCCGCGCGGCATCGCGGCCGCGTCGGCGTCGTCATCGGCTATGACGAAGCGCTTTCCCACATCATGCAGGGCGGCTGCGACGCAATCGTCATCCCGTCGCGCTTCGAGCCCTGCGGGCTGACCCAGCTCTACGGCCTGCGCTATGGTTGCGTGCCGGTCGTCGCCCGCACCGGCGGCCTCGCCGACACCATCATCGACGCCAACGAGGCGGCCCTTTCGGCCGGCGTCGCTACCGGTTTCCAGTTCGCGCCGAACAATGGCGGCGCGATGCTGCATGCCATCCGCCGGCTGGTCGAAGCGCATGCCAGGCCCGCCGCCTGGGCCTCGATCCAGCGCCAGGGCATGAAGGCCGATGTCTCCTGGGACAAGAGCGCCGAGAAATATGTCGAACTCTATCGCTTGCTGCTTTCGAAAAGGGCTGCCTGA
- the glgX gene encoding glycogen debranching protein GlgX, translated as MSDFGATVTPQGIRFAVWSSAARRLWVSLFDDSGTRELDRLELKPEGEGVHALLVSGLAEGTRYGLRADGGYAPERGLWFDPDKLLIDPYAVEIDRPYQYHWRLAAKRNEGADTARLMPKAVARALPEPVPLKPPLFQPGGLIYELNVRSFTKLHPDVPEARRGTVAALAHPAVLDHLKRLGVSAVELMPITASIDERHLPPLGLSNAWGYNPVTFMALDPRLAPGGLRELRDTVAALREAGIGTILDLVFNHTGESDRLGPTLSLRGLDAQAYYSRLPDGRLANDTGTGNTVACDHPVVRDMVLDTLRHFARFAGVDGFRFDLAPVLGRVDGAFDPQAPLLQAIAGDPVLADRFLIAEPWDIGPNGYQLGNFQPPYLEWNDRYRDDVRRFWRGDAGMVGALATRLAGSSDVFGRAGQPVSRSVNFIAAHDGMTLADLVAYEKKHNAANGEQNRDGHNDNLSWNNGVEGETDDAEIAEVRFGDQCALLATLFASRGTIMLTAGDEFGRTQQGNNNAYAQDNAITWLDWAGRDEALERFASSLSALRRAFPPLSDTNFLTGEAADGSEIPDVVWLTETGAPLGEAEWNDPGRHRLVMMLGNSEGGRLAVMVNGDRRQCVFTLPVRDGYEWRPAIETQAVDPARPLPGRNVNFMIERRAGKTRAGKAS; from the coding sequence GTGAGCGATTTTGGCGCCACCGTTACCCCCCAAGGCATCCGCTTCGCCGTCTGGTCGTCAGCTGCGAGACGCCTTTGGGTCTCGCTCTTCGATGACAGCGGCACGCGCGAACTCGACCGGCTGGAACTGAAGCCGGAAGGCGAGGGCGTGCATGCGCTCCTCGTCTCCGGCCTCGCTGAGGGCACGCGCTACGGCCTTCGCGCCGATGGCGGCTATGCGCCCGAGCGCGGCCTCTGGTTCGATCCGGACAAGCTTCTCATCGATCCCTACGCCGTCGAGATCGATCGGCCCTATCAATACCATTGGCGGCTTGCCGCCAAACGTAACGAAGGCGCCGACACCGCTCGGCTGATGCCGAAGGCCGTGGCGCGTGCTTTGCCGGAGCCTGTGCCCTTGAAGCCGCCGCTGTTCCAGCCCGGCGGCCTGATCTACGAGCTCAACGTCCGCTCCTTCACCAAACTGCATCCGGATGTCCCGGAAGCGCGGCGCGGCACCGTTGCGGCGCTCGCCCACCCCGCCGTCCTCGATCATCTGAAGCGCCTCGGCGTCTCCGCCGTCGAACTGATGCCGATCACCGCGTCGATCGACGAGCGCCATTTGCCACCGCTGGGCCTGAGCAACGCTTGGGGCTACAACCCCGTCACCTTCATGGCGCTCGATCCGCGCCTGGCGCCCGGCGGTCTCAGGGAATTGCGCGACACCGTCGCGGCGTTGCGCGAGGCAGGCATCGGCACCATCCTGGACCTCGTATTCAACCATACCGGGGAGAGCGACAGGCTTGGTCCGACGCTGTCGCTGCGCGGCCTCGACGCGCAGGCCTATTACAGTCGCCTGCCGGACGGCCGGCTGGCCAACGACACCGGTACGGGCAACACGGTCGCATGCGATCATCCGGTCGTGCGGGATATGGTGCTCGACACGCTCCGCCATTTCGCCCGCTTCGCAGGCGTCGATGGCTTCCGCTTCGACCTGGCGCCGGTGCTCGGCCGCGTCGACGGTGCGTTCGATCCGCAAGCGCCGCTGCTCCAGGCCATCGCGGGCGATCCGGTGCTTGCCGATCGCTTCCTGATCGCCGAGCCGTGGGACATCGGGCCGAACGGTTATCAGCTCGGCAACTTCCAGCCGCCATATCTGGAATGGAACGACCGCTATCGCGACGATGTCAGGCGCTTCTGGCGCGGCGATGCCGGCATGGTCGGCGCTTTGGCCACGCGGCTTGCCGGCTCCTCCGACGTGTTCGGCAGGGCAGGGCAGCCGGTGAGCCGCAGCGTCAACTTCATCGCCGCGCATGACGGCATGACGCTGGCCGACCTCGTCGCCTATGAGAAGAAGCACAATGCGGCCAATGGCGAGCAGAATCGCGACGGCCACAACGACAATCTGTCGTGGAACAACGGCGTCGAGGGCGAGACGGACGACGCGGAGATCGCCGAGGTCCGCTTCGGTGACCAATGCGCGCTGCTTGCGACGCTCTTTGCCTCGCGCGGCACCATCATGCTGACCGCCGGCGACGAATTCGGCAGAACCCAGCAGGGCAACAACAATGCCTACGCGCAGGACAACGCCATCACCTGGCTCGACTGGGCCGGCCGCGACGAGGCGCTGGAGCGATTCGCCTCGTCACTCTCGGCACTGCGTCGCGCCTTTCCGCCGTTGTCCGACACGAATTTCCTGACCGGGGAAGCCGCCGATGGATCCGAAATCCCCGACGTCGTCTGGCTGACCGAAACCGGCGCGCCGCTCGGCGAGGCCGAATGGAACGATCCCGGTCGACATCGCCTCGTCATGATGCTGGGGAATAGCGAAGGCGGTCGCCTTGCCGTCATGGTCAATGGCGACCGCCGCCAATGCGTCTTCACCTTGCCGGTGCGAGACGGCTACGAGTGGCGTCCGGCGATCGAGACGCAGGCGGTCGACCCGGCGCGGCCGTTGCCGGGCCGCAACGTCAATTTCATGATCGAGCGCAGGGCTGGCAAGACCCGCGCCGGAAAGGCTTCATGA